In one window of Spodoptera frugiperda isolate SF20-4 chromosome 11, AGI-APGP_CSIRO_Sfru_2.0, whole genome shotgun sequence DNA:
- the LOC118275071 gene encoding uncharacterized protein LOC118275071: MLIMSVRLFISLVFITKIFADDISSEIFSPSSDHLVYNVHAPRKLVNEPIDEPAGGAAVPPVPTGIEEKPEDDINKTDEEEEDIDAENSEAIISYPPYGSYQVTEAVLDIPDDRTKAGPIHIFYTKRPQLNIANATDKVTVTEANSNIPKNKKNRVSIHIDAEFEKEEIKENKVVGFLKGVKECFQNLQKGFIDGVYKFFHKNEDVTVDKEKNYAVNEY; this comes from the exons ATGCTTATAATGTCTGTGCGATTATTTATATCGTTG GTTTTCATAACGAAAATTTTCGCAGACGATATCTCCTCTGAAATATTCTCACCGTCATCAGACCACCTAGTTTACAACGTTCATGCACCACGAAAACTAGTAAATGAACCAATAGATGAACCAGCAGGTGGCGCAGCAGTACCTCCTGTACCAACTGGCATAGAGGAAAAACCAGAagatgatataaataaaaccgaCGAAGAAGAAGAGGATATTGACGCCGAAAATTCTGAAGCCATCATATCTTATCCGCCTTATGGATCATACCAAGTTACAGAGGCTGTTTTAGACATTCCAGATGATAGGACTAAAGCAGGACCTATACACATTTTTTACACTAAAAGACCTCAACTTAATATAGCTAATGCTACAGACAAAGTAACTGTCACAGAAGCCAatagtaatatacctaaaaataAGAAGAATCGTGTGAGCATACACATCGATGCTGAGTTcgaaaaagaagaaataaaagaaaacaaagttgTTGGTTTCCTAAAAGGTGTTAAGGAATGTTTTCAGAACCTACAAAAAGGGTTTATTGATGGCGTCTACaagttttttcataaaaacGAAGATGTGACTGTGGATAAAGAGAAAAATTATGCTGTTAATGAATATTAG
- the LOC118275234 gene encoding phenoloxidase 1-like — translation MGDVVEHLKLLFDRPNEPLITPKGDNKAVFQLSEKLVPPEYANNGVELNDRFGDDATEKIPLKTLDSYPSFSKASELPRDADFSLFLPKHQEMATEVIDAFMNVPQNQLQDFLSTCVYARANLNPQLFNYCYSVALMHRDDTKNVPIQNFAETFPSKFMDSQVFERAREVTAVLPQNVPRIPIIIPRDYTATDLEEEHRLAYWREDIGVNLHHWHWHLVYPFTATQRSIVAKDRRGELFFYMHQQLIARYNCERLNNSMKRVKKFSNWREPIPEAYFPKLNSLTSARGWPPRQANMYWQDLNRPVDGLNVTINDMERWRRNVEEAISTGRVTLADGTSTDLTIDILGNMLEASILTPNRELYGSIHNNGHSFAAYMHDPTHRYLESFGVIADEATTMRDPFFYRWHAWIDDTCQRHKESQYVRPYTRSELENPGVQVTSIAVETAGGQPNTLNTFWMSSDVDLSKGLDFSDRGAVYARFTHLNNRAFRYVIKVNNTGSARRTTVRIFMAPKFDERNLVWSLADQRKMFIEMDRFVHPLNAGENTITRSSTDSSVTIPFEQTFRDLSPQGSDPRRTSLAEFNFCGCGWPQHMLVPKGTEAGAAYQLFVMLSNYDLDSVDQPDGTQLSCVEASSFCGLKDKKYPDRRAMGFPFDRPSSIATNIEDFILPNMALQDITIRLSNVVEPNPRNPTSTV, via the coding sequence ATGGGGGATGTCGTAGAACACCTTAAATTGCTGTTCGATCGGCCAAACGAACCCTTAATTACACCTAAGGGTGACAACAAAGCCGTCTTTCAGCTATCCGAAAAGCTTGTGCCTCCGGAATACGCAAACAATGGCGTCGAATTAAACGACCGTTTCGGTGACGACGCCACTGAGAAAATCCCCCTCAAGACTTTGGACTCTTACCCTTCTTTCTCGAAGGCATCAGAACTGCCCAGAGATGCTGACTTCTCACTCTTCCTGCCAAAACACCAGGAAATGGCGACCGAAGTCATTGATGCTTTCATGAATGTACCACAGAATCAGCTGCAAGATTTCCTGTCAACTTGTGTTTACGCAAGAGCAAACCTCAACCCACAGCTCTTCAACTACTGCTACTCAGTAGCACTGATGCACCGTGATGACACCAAGAATGTGCCAATCCAGAACTTTGCAGAGACTTTCCCTTCCAAGTTCATGGACTCTCAAGTGTTCGAGAGAGCCCGTGAGGTGACCGCTGTGTTGCCACAAAATGTGCCACGTATCCCGATCATCATCCCAAGGGACTACACCGCTACGGATTTGGAAGAAGAACATCGTTTAGCTTACTGGCGTGAAGATATTGGTGTCAACCTCCATCACTGGCATTGGCATCTTGTATACCCATTCACTGCAACTCAGAGATCTATTGTTGCTAAAGATCGTCGTGGAGAGCTTTTCTTCTACATGCATCAACAACTCATTGCCCGTTACAACTGTGAGCGTCTGAACAACTCTATGAAGAGAGTAAAGAAATTCAGCAACTGGAGGGAGCCAATCCCAGAGGCTTACTTCCCAAAGCTGAACAGTCTTACGTCAGCCCGCGGTTGGCCGCCACGGCAAGCCAACATGTACTGGCAGGACTTGAACCGTCCCGTCGACGGACTTAACGTTACCATCAATGACATGGAGCGATGGAGGAGAAATGTTGAGGAGGCTATCTCGACTGGTAGGGTGACGTTGGCGGACGGTACTTCAACCGATTTGACCATCGACATTCTGGGTAACATGCTGGAGGCCAGCATCCTGACCCCCAACAGGGAGCTGTACGGCAGCATACACAACAACGGGCACAGTTTCGCCGCCTACATGCACGACCCTACTCACCGTTACCTCGAAAGCTTCGGTGTCATTGCTGATGAAGCGACCACCATGCGTGATCCCTTCTTCTACCGCTGGCACGCGTGGATTGACGACACCTGCCAGAGGCACAAGGAGTCTCAGTACGTGCGCCCCTACACTCGCTCAGAGCTTGAGAACCCCGGTGTTCAAGTGACCTCAATAGCAGTCGAGACTGCCGGTGGCCAACCTAACACACTCAATACTTTCTGGATGTCGAGTGATGTGGATCTTTCAAAGGGTTTGGACTTTTCCGACCGTGGTGCCGTATACGCTCGTTTCACTCATCTTAACAACAGAGCCTTCCGTTATGTTATCAAGGTTAACAACACTGGCAGCGCTCGTAGGACAACTGTTCGTATCTTTATGGCACCCAAGTTTGATGAACGTAACTTGGTTTGGTCTCTTGCCGATCAACGCAAGATGTTCATCGAAATGGACCGATTCGTGCATCCATTGAATGCCGGCGAAAACACTATTACCCGTTCGTCAACGGATTCTTCCGTGACGATCCCATTCGAGCAGACTTTCCGTGACCTCTCGCCGCAGGGCAGCGACCCCCGCCGCACCAGTCTAGCAGAGTTCAACTTCTGCGGTTGTGGATGGCCTCAGCACATGCTGGTCCCCAAGGGCACTGAAGCTGGCGCTGCTTACCAGCTCTTCGTTATGCTTTCTAACTACGACCTAGACAGCGTGGACCAACCTGACGGAACTCAGCTGAGTTGCGTTGAGGCATCTAGCTTCTGCGGTTTGAAGGACAAGAAGTACCCTGACCGCCGCGCCATGGGCTTCCCCTTCGACAGACCATCAAGCATTGCCACCAACATTGAAGACTTCATCCTACCGAATATGGCGCTGCAAGATATTACCATCCGCTTGTCTAACGTCGTTGAACCAAACCCTAGAAACCCAACATCAACTGTTTAA